The Musa acuminata AAA Group cultivar baxijiao chromosome BXJ1-8, Cavendish_Baxijiao_AAA, whole genome shotgun sequence genomic sequence ATCCACTGTCAAGCTCACAACGAGGTAAACCGGTCGGTGTTCTTCTCGTGCTTAACTTGAACCATCTCGTTAGCATCTAACCAAAAGAAGCCATGGGTGCAGCTGCATGGATCTTTTCCAGTTTAATCTCATGGATTAACCATGCACGTAGTAAATAAAATATGAGCATTAGGGATATAGCCAAGCATATCAAGTAATGCACAAGCCATTAAATCAAATTAGACGGAATAGCTCAGGAAACAACACATTCACAGGGTAGTGGTGTTCTGCCCCTCAATGATAGACCTACAGATACATCTTCTGCAGAAGCCAAAGAATCTGAACGAAAGTTATATCCTACGATGGAGAATCACACTAATAAGAAGCATTCACAAAAGCGTCAACACGCTTAGCCTCGCTGTGGAGTTGTTTGGGCTTCTGAATCCTGTACTGGTGTTGGTGTCGAGCTCTCTGATATGGCTTCTGTGGAAGACCGATTCCCGCTATCGAATCTTCTCACCCCTTCGATCATTCCAACCACCTCTGGTATCTTCGGCCTCCGCTCCGGTTTCCTCGCCACGCAATTCATGGCGATCTGAAGCAtctccaccatctcctcctcgATGTTGGGATACCTCAGCAGCTCCACGTCGAACACCTCTGCAGTCCATTCCTCGCGGAGAACAGAGTGAACCCAGCGGACCAAATGGACCACCTCatcaccaccgccgccgccgcccgttATCTGAATGGGGGACTTCCCGGTGAGCAGCTCGAGCATGAGAACGCCAAAACTGTAGACGTCGGAAGGTTGTGACGCTTTCCTTGTGTCGACAACCTCGGGTGCACGGTAACCTGCGGTGCGGGACAGGCATGGGAGCATCGGGTTGATGAGGGATGGCAAGCCCAGGTCGGAGACGCAGCCGTAGTGCTGGTCGTTGAGGAAGACATTGGACGATTTGATGTTGCCATGGACGAGCTTTCCATTGTTCTCCACGTGAATGTGTGCGACCCCTCTTGCAGCTCCTAGCGCTATCTTGAGCCTGGTTTCCCAGTCCAGAGGTGTCCTCTCCTGCCCTCTCTTCCCTGCAAATTATGGGGTAGATATTACCACATATTAGGGTAATCAACTGTTGATTGAAAAGACAGTGTGGTGAATCATTAGTAGCTCATCAACGAGAACAGAATTGAAAGTGAAGAGATACCGTACCATGCAGCAAGGAAGAGACACTCCCCCGGCTGTAATGGTCATACACCACGAGCTTTTCGTCTTTGGAGTAGTAATACGCCCTCAGCTCCACCACGTTCTCATGCTTTACCATGCCCACCATCTCCATCTGCTGCTCGAACTCTCTCTTCCCCACGCCGACCTCCTTCAGCCGCTTCACCACCACCGTCGTCGCGTCCTCCAGCACTGCTTTGTATGCAGTCCCAAACGTTCCCTTCCCTAAAACCTCTGCAGAAGCCCTCAGCAGATCCTCTAAATCAAATGCAAACGTGCAGCCCTCGAAGAAGACGAGCCGGTTGTTCGCATCCTGACTTCCAGCGACAGCTTTCTCTGGTGACCGGTCCCTTCTCCTCCCCTTACCAGAGACAAAAATCTCGTCTTTCCTGGAGCAGCAAAGGAAGAGAAATAGCGCAAGCATGGCGAATAACAAAGCACATCCGCCGACTATGATTCCTAGGATGGTGGATTCACTCATCTTCCTCGTGGTTATAGAGCTTGGAAACAGCGGAGGAGAAGGCGGCAGCGAAGATGTAGTTGATGACAAAGCATTACCAGAAAATGATGAATTTGGAAAACCACGGAGGGATTTGGGAATCGGGCCATTAAGATTGTTATCGGAGAGATCAAGAAATCGGAGGTTTGGGAGCTCAAGATCTGGAATTTGGCCGGAGAACGAGTTGCTAGAGAGGTTCAGCGCGGTGAGCTGAGTTAAGCCGGAGATGGAAGCTGGGATTTCCCCGTTGAAGTCATTGAAGGAGAGATCGAGAGACGTGAGACTCTTCCACGGCGAGAAATCCGACGGCAGGGGGCCGGAGAAGCTGTTGAGCTGGAGATGGAGGCCGGTGAGGGCGGTGAGGTTCGCGAAACCTGCGGGAAAGGGACCCGTGAGGTTGTTAGAGTTGAGGTTCAGGATCTGGAGGGCCGAGAGGCGGCTGAGGGTGTTGGGCGGGATCGGGCCGCCGAATCCGATCTCCGGGAGGCAGACGGCGACGACGCGGGAGCCGTCGATGCTACAGGTGACGCCGGTCCAGCGGCCGCAGACGGCAGTGGACGGACTCCAATTGAGGCCGCGTGTGAGGGGGATGGCGGCGAGGAAATCTATCAATGCCTGCTTGTCCTCCGCCAGTCTGCCAGCGCCCACTCCGAGACAGGACATCGCTAACCAGAGTGCAGAAGCAGCCATGAACACTAATCTGGGACTCATTTCTTGCCGTAGATTCCGAAATCCCACAAAAGCACAATAAAAATCTCAACTTTTTGGCATTTTGCTCTTCCAACACTCGGATTAAAATTCACGAACCAGTTCGAAAGGAGAAGCGATCTCTAACTCTGCAACACCATCTTCTGAGTCAAACAAGTGACGATCACTTCAAAGCTTCCTCTTTTCCTCTGAGACCGCCGCACGCAAACAAACCGAGCCGGGGACCGAAATGGGAGATCTTAGAATAGAAGACGGGAGACAAGGGGAAGCACGTAGCcgtcaaaagaaagaaaagacgCCTCGAAGATGAAAGCAACAAGTGCTATCTCCGGATTTTGCTTAAACGAAGGGCATCCAAATCGCTCCCCTCCCACCTCGGACGCCACTGAACGCAATCATTTACTCACCGAACTGCAAGCACCGAGGAAGACAGAGAGCCGGGGAGCAGGCGTTACCGTCGAACATCTTCATTCATGAAGTGAAGAGTGacaaaggagaaggagaagagagaggaagaagatagaaagaaacCTTGCGAAATTTGTCTGGAGATCCGCCATTGCCGAGCTCGAGGAGCGCCTGCAGAGCATCGAAGCCACCGAGCTCTTCGATCATTTTATCTATATGTTTGAGGGCGGTAAACAGGGAGGGGGGAGTGTCGATTCTTCGCACAAAAGTTTACCACGATTTTGAAGGTCGGGACCACCACGGGTGCACCTCTACTTGGGTATATCGCAGCCGTACTCTTCATCTACCCTTGCGTGATTAACGTAGAGATATATTTCTTATATATCTATCTGACAAGAAAAAGAGTAATAAATCattaaataatgaacaaacatgatAATAATGTTATTATAAATCGACGAAAAATCAATACTTAATTTTAATTGAACAAAACATAAATGAAAATTATATTAGATTTTCAAGTAATGACACCGAGAGAATAAACTAGCCCGGCGGGACCCACCGTCACCCAAGGACTCATTGGTGTGCCCGTGGGCCCAATCGTGCAGAGGCAGGAGAAATCTTGATGACGATGAGCTGGCGGAGAGGGGTCTACGAGAGTGGTGGTTGGGGGTGGCTTTGCTGTGGCTCCGGTGGACTGTTTTGTTTGGCCGTGGAAGTGATTGCCGTCTCTTCTGCCGCCCATCATGCTTTTCTCAccactcgagagagagagagagagagagagagagagagagcatgatgACCTCGTTGATTCTGATTCAAATCGAACCGTCATCGTCCGCTGAATTCATCTaaattatcatataatatttGTCTAAAAATTAAGTAGAGATATCTTATAATAGTACACtaaaaatcataaatttaaatataaatataagaaaTACTGAGTACTTTTACGCCTCTTCACATTATGCGAATGATTGAACCGTGAAATCTAGTATTTTCCTATCAGACGACGACACGCACAGCATCGACGCTGGACCAGTCACTGTTAGACAGCGATCTCACTGCTTTTCTTATACTGTGAAGCATATAATTGATGCCGCTGGTTCACTCGGCTCTATAATTGCTCGGACACATCCGTTCGGCGGATTGCATCGAACGAGGACACAATAATCGAGACCAAAAGCTCAAGATCCAAATTTTAGTTGCATCCCCTGCAGTTCTTCGTTGCCTTGCGTGAatggaagcagaagaagaaagaaagaccaGTTCATTCCAGACAGACTGCATCATCCACTGGGAATAGAAGGGTTACTTtactttactctctctctctctccgagcAACACCTGCTCCTGAGACGACGCCGTAGACAACCTTCAGCGCACAGCATTCAGGATTTCGAGAATCTGTTCCTCTGTCGAAAGACGAGCGTGGATAGTTGTTTGGTGTGATGTGAGTGAGATGCAGACAGATGCATTGATACAGCGACAATGACTCTCGTCTTTTGATACATCGATGCTACATGAACCCCGAGCATGCGGAAGGTGTCAATGTGCCTGCCATCCGTGTGATGGACTGTTGGATCACTGCATTGTTTTCAGGAAGCACTACCGAGCTAATCAGGTACAGGAGAATTGAATAGAGATTGTCGTTTCTAATCTGATTGGGATTGCTGAGTTCATTTCCTcatcaatctctagcttgatccgACCCGATCATGGAATCGGATGCGGATCAATAGATAAACCGGGCCCTATCACTATCGGCCGCCCACAGGGAGGCCCAAAAGCTAAAGTGAGGATCAGATCGTCAATTAATCGTCTGCCGCTCACTCATCGGCAATTGAACACCAATTCCAACCCATTTATATCTCAAACCAATCACCACCTCGTCCGTAAATGAAGGCAAAAGTGGGCCCCTTATGACGTGGTAGAGAAGACGGGCAGGTGTACAGTGTCAATTACGAGGAGGGCGTGGGGAGACATCAGGGACGGATCATCCATCCACGTGGCAGTAAATCTCGCCAAGTTCTCGCCGTGTAAAAAATAGTAATACGCACAAAAGAAGACGGACACTGAACGCGATCGGCCGCACCGAGGAGAGAGGCGAGTCAGTAAACcctaaaagaagagagagagagagagcgaagggGGGGGGAGAGAGCGCGTCGGCGAGATCTCATCTCGCGATAATTGAGTGGGATCGGATAGGTTTCCGCTTCCTTTGGGTGGGAATTGGAGGCGAAACCCGGAGACGAAGGCGGCGGGTGGCGATAAATTAACCCCAGGCGATATATTCTCCTCCTcaggtctctctctctcgttcttctCTCGCATCTCCCTTCCTCCTCTTATATTTCCCTTCCTCTTCGTATATTTCGCACACACCAACTGGCCGATCTTGGAGATATATACCTAAATGTGCTCGGGGCATAGTGATCCCAGTCCAAGAAACTGAGAAGTTTGCGGTTGGCTTTTCGATCCGTTCTCGAGTCAGCTCGAATGTCGGCTGGGTTTGGTTTTCTGACACACGTGTACACGGCTTTCTTCTCATGTCACCTCGTTGTTCATCCCGGCTCGAGCATAGTCTTCTGGTCACGGCTCTGATGCGCCTCATCCACTGCCCCATGAGGATATCAGTCACACTTGTCCGTGACACGGGCTAATTGGCTTGTTTTGTGGAATGTATCGTATAAAGGCCAGAGAGTGAGTGAAGAGAGAGACTGGAGCAGTGGAGCTGCATCCGTAAATGGCTGCTTAATCTTTCTCACCTGGAGAGCCGGCTATCGAAACGTTGCTCGACATGGTTGGTGGAAGCTCGATATTGTAGCTTTTAATGTCCACGTCTTTCGAAGCATGCTGTTCTCACGATCGATTCAGGCATTCATGCATTCGGTTGATTTCTCTGTAGTATCTTTTTGTCACTTAGCTGCTGGGTTGCTTGGATCTGGTATCATTTTCATGTACCTCTGTCATACCTGAGACTGATATCTAATTTGAAAGCCGAGTGAGAAATATGAAATACTGATGTTCATAGGGAAATTTGTGAAGCTAAGGAATCGGTGGATATTAAGTAAAATTCTTTTAAATCTTTACTTCTTGTGTTGAGGTTGTCTTTCAATGTCGTTACTTTTATTCTTTTATGGGTTCTTTTTTTCATTCTTTATGTCATGAGTACTTATGTAGTTTTTTTTATCTGAATTCCCTGTTCTTTGTTTTGCGTAATTTACTTTTTGAAATCCTTGATCGATGATCTTTTCCTCTGCTTTTTCTTTTCCTGCAGATAGAGCGTTGGATGACCGATCCATTCTCATCAGTAAGTATAATTAGTCAATTCTACTGCTTGTACTCATTCAATTTGATGAGGTGCATTGTTATTATTTGCTGCAGACTTGCGACCACTATGTATTGTGGATTTGACACGCAATTGAATCATTTTTGGGATTAATATTTTGCATGTCATTCATTTGATCTTGCATCTATTTATCGGTTCAAACAATCCGTGAATTGCTTTGTTTTTTGTCTTCGCTACTAAGATGTAAAATTAGTTTGACCCTGATAATTATCTGCCTCAGTGGTTCGAGAGAAAGATGTTTGCTGGGAATATTGTGACAAGATGGATGGAAACAAAGTTAGATGCAAGTTCTGCCTCAAAGTACTGAATGGGGGCATTAGCAGATTGAAGTTTCACCTTTCTCGCTTGCCAAGGAAAGGTGTCCATCCATGCACAAAAGTCAGAGATGAAGTTACTGATAGGGTGAAAGCTATTATATCAATGAAAGAAGAGGGGAAGGAAGTTTCTGTTGTTAAAAAACAAAGATTGGTTGAAACAAAATCTCCGGGAATAGTTTCAAATACAAAAGTGCATATACCCTCACCAGAGAGTACACCTCCTGTCGTGAAGCTTCTTACTGGATGCACGGCAATCAGGCCTCAGTCTTCTCTGGATGCAGAGAGATGCATTGCTGAGTTCTTTTTTGAAAACAAGTTGGATTTCAGTGTTGCACACTCTCCCTCGTATCAGCTTATGCTCGAGGCACTTGGTGGTGCAGGATTTAGAGGGCCGTCGCCAGAAGCCTTGAGGACGACATGGTTGCAGAAGCTCAAGTCAGAGGTCACGCTGCAGATAAAAGAGATCGAAAAAGACTGGGCAACAAGTGGATGTACCATCATAGCTGATACATGGACAGACCTCAAGTCAAGAGCCTTAATCAACTTTTTTGTCTCATCTCCATTAGGAACCTTCTTCCACAAATCTGTTGATGCATCTACGTACTTCAAAAATTCTAAATGCCTCTATGATTTGTTTGATTCTATCATTCAAGATTTTGGCCCAGAGAATGTTGTTCAAGTGATAACTGATAGTTCTTTAAATTATGTCAGTGTGGGGAATCACATCATGCAAAACTACAACACCATCTTCTGGTCCACTTGTGCTTCTCACTGCCTGAATTTGATTCTGGAGGACTTTTCCAAGATTGATTGGGTAAATAGATGTATCTTGCAAGCACAGTCTATCACAAGATTTATCTATAACCATACCTGGGTGCTTGATCTGATGAGAAAGTTCACTGGGGGTCAGCAGCTTGTTCGCTCAGGCATTACAAGGTCTACATCAAATTTCCTCACCTTGCAATCGATGTTGAGGCACAAATCAAGGTTGAAACATATGTTCAATAGTCCAGAATATTCATCTTCTCCTTATGCAAATAGACCTCACAGTATATCTTGCATGGATATTCTCGATGACAGTGAACTTTGGAGAGCAGTCGAAGAAATTGCAGCTGTTTCTGAACCTCTTCTGAAAGTATTGAGGGATGTTTCTGGGGGTAAACCTGCAATTGGTTCTATATACGAATCTATGACAAGGGCCAAGGAGTCCATAAGGACTTACTACATAATGGACGAAGGGAAATGCAAGACTTTTCTTGACATAGTCGATAGAAGGTGGCAAAACCAGTTTCACTCACCTCTGCATGCAGCAGCAGCATATTTAAACCCGAGCATACAGTATAATCCAGAAGTTAAATTTCTTGGGATTATTAAGGAACAATTCCTCACCGTCCTAGACAAACTACTGCCGATGCCTGAATTGAGACACGATATCACAGAGCAAATTTATATATTTAGAAAGGCGCAAGGGATGTTTGGGTCCAACTTAGCTAGGGAAGCACGCAATACCACCTCTCCTGGTATGTAATTAAAAGCTTAGCCTTTTGTTTTTCACGCAATACCAACTTAACTTCACTATATTTTATGCCATAGGAATGTGGTGGGATCAGTATGGTGATTCAGCTCCTGGACTGCAACGAGTTGCAGTAAGAATACTCAGTCAGGTCTGCAGCACTTCTACCTTTGAGAGAAACTGGAGTGCGATTCAGCAGATTCACTCGGAAAAACGTAATAGGCTGGATAAGGAGACTTTGAGTGACCTTCTCTTTGTTCACTACAATCTCAAACTAGGATCCAAGGGAAAGGTAGCAGATATGGATCCTATCATACTTGATGACATTGATATGACCTCGGATTGGGTGGAGGAGACAGAAAACCCAAATCCAACGCAATGGCTCGACCGATTTAGTTCTGCCTTGGATGGTGGAGACTTGAATACTAGACAGTTTAGTACTACATCAATCTTTAATTCAAATGATCACATATTTGGTTTGTGACTGTAAAGACATAGGTCATGTTTAGTGTTAGATCACCGCCAAGTAAAACTCActgctagaaaaaaaaaaaagaagctgtaTCAAACGTATCAAATCAGTTTTTTCCTGTACCAATTGCTTTTCATATGTAAGGGATCTTCTGGGCAGATTGCCCAAGTAATCATGCATTATATCACCTTAGAGACAGCATAAATATGCAGGATGAGTTAGATGTTGTACTCACAGTGGAAAAAGACCAAGTTGGTGATAGTCCTATCATGACATTGAATCCTTGCATGTCAAACCTGTTGTGATCAACACAGTTGTGGATCATTGCCTCTCGGAAGCGTATCTTCTTCATCTGAGCAAGTGTGTTTTGCTCCCTTTGTAAAGTCAATGCTTATATGTGTGTACATGTTGGCTATTATCGCAACATGATGAAATTATTACTTTCTGCATCTACCATTTTTTGtgtaattatttttaaaagaaaataatcGATGAGAATTCCTAATTTGATCCTCGAAATTTCTGAGGTTAATACGTGTCTATTTAAGGATTTGGAATTTTAGAGGGTATAACGCAAACATGACTTTGAGGGGGCATTTATGAAATTATCGGCAATGATGGAGGGCTGAATTAGCCTTTATGACACTCTCCTGTCTTCCGACCTATTCCCATTATCCATCTCGTTATCCCCAACCCATCCCCGAACCACAGCGCGAGGCAAGGCCATGGCTTCCACCCTGGGCGCTACCGCGCTGTCCTCCGTAGCCGCCCGCTTCTCTCTCCCCCGCCGAACCCCAATTGCCGCTCTCTCCTCTAAGCTTCGGCCCCTCTCTCTTCCCTCCACCGAGGTCTCCTCCTCTCCGACCCCTCTCCTCCCCC encodes the following:
- the LOC135587923 gene encoding uncharacterized protein LOC135587923; this translates as MVREKDVCWEYCDKMDGNKVRCKFCLKVLNGGISRLKFHLSRLPRKGVHPCTKVRDEVTDRVKAIISMKEEGKEVSVVKKQRLVETKSPGIVSNTKVHIPSPESTPPVVKLLTGCTAIRPQSSLDAERCIAEFFFENKLDFSVAHSPSYQLMLEALGGAGFRGPSPEALRTTWLQKLKSEVTLQIKEIEKDWATSGCTIIADTWTDLKSRALINFFVSSPLGTFFHKSVDASTYFKNSKCLYDLFDSIIQDFGPENVVQVITDSSLNYVSVGNHIMQNYNTIFWSTCASHCLNLILEDFSKIDWVNRCILQAQSITRFIYNHTWVLDLMRKFTGGQQLVRSGITRSTSNFLTLQSMLRHKSRLKHMFNSPEYSSSPYANRPHSISCMDILDDSELWRAVEEIAAVSEPLLKVLRDVSGGKPAIGSIYESMTRAKESIRTYYIMDEGKCKTFLDIVDRRWQNQFHSPLHAAAAYLNPSIQYNPEVKFLGIIKEQFLTVLDKLLPMPELRHDITEQIYIFRKAQGMFGSNLAREARNTTSPGMWWDQYGDSAPGLQRVAVRILSQVCSTSTFERNWSAIQQIHSEKRNRLDKETLSDLLFVHYNLKLGSKGKVADMDPIILDDIDMTSDWVEETENPNPTQWLDRFSSALDGGDLNTRQFSTTSIFNSNDHIFGL
- the LOC103995058 gene encoding probable inactive receptor kinase At4g23740; the protein is MSPRLVFMAASALWLAMSCLGVGAGRLAEDKQALIDFLAAIPLTRGLNWSPSTAVCGRWTGVTCSIDGSRVVAVCLPEIGFGGPIPPNTLSRLSALQILNLNSNNLTGPFPAGFANLTALTGLHLQLNSFSGPLPSDFSPWKSLTSLDLSFNDFNGEIPASISGLTQLTALNLSSNSFSGQIPDLELPNLRFLDLSDNNLNGPIPKSLRGFPNSSFSGNALSSTTSSLPPSPPLFPSSITTRKMSESTILGIIVGGCALLFAMLALFLFLCCSRKDEIFVSGKGRRRDRSPEKAVAGSQDANNRLVFFEGCTFAFDLEDLLRASAEVLGKGTFGTAYKAVLEDATTVVVKRLKEVGVGKREFEQQMEMVGMVKHENVVELRAYYYSKDEKLVVYDHYSRGSVSSLLHGKRGQERTPLDWETRLKIALGAARGVAHIHVENNGKLVHGNIKSSNVFLNDQHYGCVSDLGLPSLINPMLPCLSRTAGYRAPEVVDTRKASQPSDVYSFGVLMLELLTGKSPIQITGGGGGGDEVVHLVRWVHSVLREEWTAEVFDVELLRYPNIEEEMVEMLQIAMNCVARKPERRPKIPEVVGMIEGVRRFDSGNRSSTEAISESSTPTPVQDSEAQTTPQRG